A single region of the Podospora pseudopauciseta strain CBS 411.78 chromosome 1, whole genome shotgun sequence genome encodes:
- a CDS encoding hypothetical protein (COG:S; EggNog:ENOG503NXZP), whose translation MAFPSYKRSLDSFNPEASSPRPPHRRKLNNSRSTPTSTIANLGLVPDFNPTQALQQKRHSCLKHHAGPDLISPLSDELLLRILSFLSLSQLLGVSPVSRRFYTLACDSQLWKNLYYHRFVLPRARLIPGFGPHLGGNHSKNTFGRACRWGTGHRACGNDLDTDLKVNNAGGLNTGSIGQDEDAEDEEEEGVRDWLEGGITPPEDHDDDVQSNGVQEDPLLYYAPDEDRLNRTMDWKRQYRIRHNWAKGKCKAVELRLSGGQETVKTPRHEERFNEHQRSRKGQRSFIKAVQGIAVSADSRHLRAWDLRSRKLLGHVGLVEVPEVDGDAHSTAPSCMAIDEAKLVDGLLDIALGFTDGSFGVWRLSVKDGRLKRRYRHEKSSNGELIEMAYSHPYLITATRAVLVSLYTFGGSTAGPCDKTMVLPPPYLLTSLDSHTCQAPLSFSIRKTNSSVIASIAYTVTTHIGWSFGVQDLHISPPIQDDPASMPEITTTPIAHTLPLLLFRRPVNWIEYIPRPGHGSREPAESSVYEPPFTPPMTPRSRVMDPGRLSPHFSFSPRECGPKALCYNHPYLVATLPDNTLSHFLCRSGPSSLTVTSGHRLWGHTSGISQGQVNCRGKAVSVGSRGEEMRVWALEGATSRASNVMSVEIRPERVPGRDNGTSRYYDPIDVAEERDLVGFDDEMIVIWKQNRGGGESLVIYDFT comes from the coding sequence ATGGCTTTCCCGTCCTACAAGCGGTCGCTTGATTCCTTCAATCCTGAGGCTTCCTCACCTAGACCGCCTCACCGCCGAAAACTGAACAATTCCAGGTCCACACCGACCTCCACCATCGCAAACCTCGGCCTTGTTCCTGACTTCAACCCCACGCAAGCACTACAGCAGAAACGGCACAGCTGCTTGAAGCACCATGCGGGACCCGACCTTATATCCCCTCTTTCTGACGAGCTCCTTCTGCGcatcctctcttttctctcacTGAGCCAGCTCCTCGGCGTTTCTCCCGTTTCCCGCCGATTTTATACCCTCGCCTGCGACTCGCAGTTGTGGAAGAATTTGTACTACCATCGCTTTGTGCTGCCTAGAGCCCGACTCATACCAGGCTTCGGCCCACACCTGGGTGGGAATCATAGCAAGAACACATTCGGTCGAGCCTGCAGGTGGGGAACAGGACACCGAGCCTGCGGGAATGACCTCGATACAGATTTGAAGGTCAATAACGCGGGAGGTCTCAATACCGGCAGTATTGGCCAGGATGAAGAtgccgaggacgaagaagaggaaggggtgcGGGACTGGCTGGAGGGGGGTATAACACCGCCTGAGGATCACGATGACGACGTGCAAAGCAACGGCGTACAGGAAGACCCGCTGTTGTACTACGCACCCGATGAGGACAGACTGAACAGGACGATGGACTGGAAGAGACAATACAGAATACGCCACAACTGGGCGAAGGGCAAGTGTAAGGCTGTTGAGCTTCGCCTAAGCGGAGGACAGGAAACAGTGAAGACCCCACGTCATGAAGAACGTTTCAATGAGCATCAACGCTCGAGGAAAGGACAGAGGAGTTTCATAAAGGCAGTTCAGGGTATTGCAGTCAGTGCAGATAGCCGACATCTGCGCGCATGGGATCTCAGGAGCCGCAAACTGTTGGGACATGTAGGGTTGGTGGAGGTCCCAGAAGTTGACGGGGACGCCCACAGCACTGCACCAAGCTGCATGGCTATCGATGAGGCAAAGCTCGTGGATGGACTGCTGGACATTGCGCTGGGGTTCACCGACGGGAGCTTTGGGGTGTGGAGGCTATCTGTCAAGGACGGCCGCTTGAAACGACGATACCGACACGAAAAGTCCAGCAATGGCGAGCTGATTGAGATGGCGTACTCGCACCCGTACCTGATCACAGCTACCAGGGCGGTTTTGGTATCGCTATACACCTTCGGTGGCTCCACGGCTGGGCCCTGTGATAAAACCATGGTGTTACCGCCGCCGTATCTACTAACATCGCTAGACTCGCACACGTGTCAGGcacctctctccttctccatccgCAAAACGAACTCTTCAGTCATCGCATCAATTGCATATACGGTGACTACCCACATCGGCTGGTCTTTTGGCGTTCAGGATCTCCACATTTCACCCCCTATTCAAGATGATCCAGCCTCGATGCCAGAAATCACAACTACGCCCATCGCTCACACTCTCCCGCTTCTCCTGTTCCGTCGCCCGGTCAACTGGATTGAGTATATACCCAGGCCAGGTCATGGTTCCCGCGAGCCCGCCGAATCAAGCGTATATGAACCTCCCTTCACACCGCCCATGACTCCCCGGTCTAGAGTCATGGACCCTGGCCGCTTATCCCCTCACTTCAGCTTCTCCCCTCGCGAGTGTGGGCCGAAAGCCTTGTGCTACAACCACCCTTACCTCGTTGCGACCCTGCCCGACAACACTTTATCCCACTTTCTGTGCCGGTCTGGCCCGTCCTCCTTGACGGTCACCTCTGGTCATCGGCTATGGGGGCACACGTCTGGAATCAGCCAAGGTCAGGTCAACTGCCGCGGTAAGGCTGTCAGTGTGGGCTCTCGAGGTGAGGAGATGCGCGTGTGGGCTTTGGAAGGTGCCACGTCGAGGGCGAGCAATGTTATGAGTGTGGAGATACGGCCAGAGAGGGTCCCGGGGCGGGACAATGGGACGAGCCGGTACTATGACCCAATTGATGTTGCAGAAGAGCGGGATCTGGTTgggtttgatgatgagatgattGTTATTTGGAAGCAGAACAGAGGCGGGGGAGAGAGCCTGGTGATTTACGACTTTACTTGA
- a CDS encoding hypothetical protein (COG:G; CAZy:AA9; EggNog:ENOG503NW4V) gives MKPQLLGLLAWFFMPEVLAHNTMGILLVNQTATPEWLYVRDVMGPNYEDEIFPWGQYHKTIPQMDVHHPDITCGRKAFAAAANTSTADVIAGSEVGFRVSWDAYGPGGEFYHRGPAQIYLSRAPGDDVENYRGDGDWFKIAVAGPKDNNSWLLSGEGDFNFSIPLTTPPGKYLMRIEQFWPTDLYNYSQWFVNCAHVNIMGEGGGSPAGFARFPGTYEIDDPGIRLPGNQMVLGSVKVEDMRLLEYKPPGPAVWAG, from the exons ATGAAGCCACAACTTCTGGGACTTTTGGCTTGGTTCTTCATGCCTGAGGTGCTGGCTCACA ACACGATgggcatcctcctcgtcaaccaAACCGCCACCCCGGAATGGCTCTACGTCCGCGACGTCATGGGTCCCAACTATGAAGACGAGATTTTTCCCTGGGGCCAATACCACAAGACCATACCCCAGATGGACGTCCACCATCCGGACATCACCTGCGGCAGGAAGGCctttgctgctgcggccAACACCTCCACAGCTGATGTCATTGCGGGAAGTGAAGTCGGGTTCCGAGTCAGCTGGGATGCCTACGGGCCTGGCGGGGAGTTTTACCACAGAGGGCCCGCACAGATTTACCTATCGAGGGCACCCGGGGACGATGTTGAGAACTAtcgtggggatggggattggTTCAAGATTGCGGTTGCGGGGCCGAAGGACAATAATTCTTGGTTGTTGTCGGGGGAGGGCGAT TTCAACTTTAGCATTCCGCTGACGACACCACCGGGGAAGTATCTCATGCGGATCGAACAGTTCTGGCCGACGGACTTGTACAACTACAGCCAGTGGTTTGTCAACTGTGCTCATGTCAATATTAtgggcgagggcggtgggagtCCAGCCGGCTTTGCAAGGTTTCCGGGGACGTATGAGATTGATGATCCAG GGATTCGGCTTCCTGGGAACCAGATGGTCCTTGGATCCGTCAAAGTGGAGGATATGAGGCTACTTGAGTACAAGCCTCCCGGGCCTGCTGTGTGGGCTGGCTGA
- a CDS encoding hypothetical protein (COG:G; EggNog:ENOG503NZ8I): MPPLQFGKSFLSSAVFLGVAISTPDLFHAERQSFAAQAQRIDQRAFNVLPTVPPPSEYGGFIAWIPFAPPNATIESLVAQPFHIYSKEFEDIIGPNPTLTLLNHTDGDPLFHEAPVWNPSTDEMFFCQNAGAPAAGTGMQKSAIIQKIKLSAITRAITSQRNASGSVQIEDVTAADGAKVMNPNGGTNYKNKLLFVGQGKGENIPPAIYLMNPEPPYDTKGRSGSLRASSAYHVLTAGGYLVMLNNYFGRQFNSINDASVNPLNGDIYFTDPTYGFVQDFRPAPGFPKQVWRFNEATGAVTVVADGFSMPNGIQFSPSGSHLYVTDSGVAQAFRGMEYNNPSTIYRFDVSRDGTLSNRQTFAFITPGIPDGINVDTKGNVYVGCADGVQVYSPSGKLIGKIFLGKGVANFQFAGKGRMVLLAETELYFVGGLKAEGAFPGRLY; encoded by the exons ATGCCGCCATTACAGTTCGGCAAAAGTTTCCTGTCATCAGCCGTCTTTCTAGGCGTCGCTATCAGCACTCCAGACTTGTTTCATGCCGAAAGGCAAAGTTTTGCGGCCCAGGCACAAAGGATCGATCAAAGGGCCTTTAATGTTCTCCCGACTGTTCCTCCACCGTCAGAATATGGAGGTTTCATTGCTTGGATT CCATTCGCACCACCAAATGCGACAATAGAGTCTCTAGTTGCCCAGCCCTTTCACATCTACAGCAAGGAGTTCGAGGATATTATTGGgcccaacccaaccttgACGCTGCTGAACCACACCGATGGCGACCCCTTGTTTCACGAGGCTCCAGTGTG GAATCCATCCACAGATGAAATGTTCTTTTGTCAGAATGCAGGTGCGCCAGCTGCCGGAACAGGGATGCAAAAATCAGCCATCATTCAGAAGATCAAATTGTCTGCCATCACACGGGCTATCACCAGCCAGAGAAATGCCAGCGGATCTGTTCAGATTGAGGATGTGACCGCGGCTGACGGGGCCAAGGTTATGAACCCCAACG GGGGCACAAACTACAAGAACAAGTTGCTCTTTGTCGGAcaaggaaagggggagaaCATTCCTCCTGCCATTTACCTTATGAATCCAGAGCCTCCTTATGATACAAAAGGTCGGTCAGGTAGTCTCCGCGCGTCGAGTGCTTATCACGTGCTAACGGCAGGAGGATATCTAGTCATGCTGAACAACTACTTTGGTCGGCAATTCAACTCCATCAACGACGCCTCAGTCAACCCCCTAAATGGTGACATCTATTTCACCGACCCTACCTACGGATTCGTTCAAGATTTTCGGCCTGCACCCGGCTTTCCAAAGCAGGTGTGGCGTTTCAATGAGGCTACTGGAGCTGTCACTGTGGTGGCGGATGGATTCAGCATGCCAAACGGCATTCAATTCTCACCATCGGGGTCACATCTTTATGTGACCGACAGCGGGGTAGCGCAGGCTTTCAGAGGGATGGAGTATAACAATCCTTCCACGAT TTACCGATTTGATGTCTCCAGGGATGGGACCTTGTCCAACAGACAAACCTTTGCGTTTATCACGCCTGGTATACCAGATGGGATCAATGTGGATACAAAGGGCAACGTCTACGTGGGCTGTGCAGATGGCGTGCAAGTTTATAGTCCATCAGGGAAGTTGATTGGAAAGATATTCCTGGGCAAGGGAGTGGCCAACTTTCAGTTTgcggggaagggaaggatGGTGCTGTTGGCGGAGACGGAGTTGTACTTTGTGGGTGGGTTGAAAGCTGAGGGTGCTTTTCCGGGGAGGTTGTATTAG
- a CDS encoding hypothetical protein (COG:G; COG:M; EggNog:ENOG50KOG1502) has protein sequence MAKVLITGINGYIAAHTAARFLQAGFSVRGTVRNKSSPNVESLLRALSAPQKAGGGKVEIVEVPDITIKGAFDNAP, from the exons ATGGCAAAAGTTCTCATCACCGGAATCAACGGCTACATCGCCGCGCACACCGCCGCCCGCTTCCTCCAGGCCGGCTTCAGCGTCAGGGGCACGGTCCGAAACAAAAGCTCTCCTAATGTCGAGTCCTTGCTTCGCGCATTGTCCGCACCCCAGAAAGCAGGCGGCGGCAAGGTCGAGATAGTCGAGGTTCCtgacatcaccatcaaagGGGCGTTTGACAATGCG CCATAG
- a CDS encoding hypothetical protein (COG:G; COG:M; CAZy:CE12; EggNog:ENOG50KOG1502): MKFSPATLLPLLMAAGSNAAPSQNSPRQTKPPTVYLAGDSTMARTNSPHNGWGEYLSRYLTISVVNKAISGRSARSFTNEGRFAEIERLVVPNDIVIISFGHNDGSSPNSANDNGRSACPGTGNEVCKSGKTGETVYTYNHYLQTAGRALIAKGAKVVFSAQTPKNLWQNGQWSGNYEPPRFVPYAAAAARNVGSGASFVDHYQAVTKTYQRLGSQKVNSFYPVDYTHTSPEGADVIAQAFAQAVSRDFNGTTAVKPYLRNPVPNVFN; the protein is encoded by the coding sequence ATGAAGTTCTCACcggccaccctcctcccgctcctcaTGGCGGCGGGAAGCAACGCCGCCCCTTCGCAGAACTCCCCTCGCCAAACCAAGCCACCCACCGTCTACCTGGCCGGTGACAGCACCATGGCCCGCACAAACAGCCCGCACAACGGCTGGGGCGAGTACCTCTCCAGGTACCTCACCATCTCGGTCGTCAACAAGGCCATCTCCGGCCGCTCCGCCCGCAGCTTCACCAACGAAGGCCGCTTCGCCGAGATCGAGCGCCTCGTTGTCCCCAAcgacatcgtcatcatcagcttCGGGCACAACGACGGCAGCTCCCCCAATTCGGCCAACGACAACGGCCGCAGCGCCTGCCCCGGCACAGGAAACGAGGTCTGCAAGTCAGGCAAGACAGGCGAGACGGTCTACACGTATAACCACTACCTCCAGACGGCCGGTAGGGCTCTCATCGCCAAGGGGGCCAAGGTCGTCTTCAGCGCCCAGACGCCCAAGAACCTGTGGCAGAACGGGCAGTGGAGCGGGAACTACGAGCCGCCTAGGTTCGTGCCGTACGCTGCTGCCGCGGCGAGGAACGTGGGCAGCGGGGCGAGCTTTGTGGATCACTACCAGGCTGTGACCAAGACGTATCAGCGGTTGGGGAGCCAGAAGGTGAATAGCTTTTACCCTGTGGATTACACCCACACCAGCCCCGAGGGGGCGGATGTGATTGCCCAGGCGTTTGCCCAGGCGGTGTCGAGGGATTTCAACGGGACGACGGCGGTGAAGCCTTACTTGAGGAACCCGGTGCCGAACGTGTTCAATTAA
- a CDS encoding hypothetical protein (EggNog:ENOG503PXZD): MPRFRDIAPAPHRQESAESRSSQETSSLGPPSDSPALPPRRLLSRKACAYCKTKKIKCNGGEPCFQCQSRQRPQECRYQLSPEEALRLENARLRERIQELELLYRSQCAESSDNIHLDDIAVSVFDQGPNSGQSSLGQRLDNEAFSHYSQPFSPPQPLSTKSSPAVGNSPLPPSLLSKQTSTDTEKEYMLQPHAHHSLANELATKYPSVYPALIHPDAERLGLQVIYDPSQLLSHIDAVQITCSIENKRPYPQSDNRFQSVDITRWTDVAINGDLAASLLSQYFVNDQPAFQLFDADLFLNDLAHGGHVYCSSQLVNALLAWTCQAYCSLYPEKGLQELGVRFLAQADHLFWQSLNLNTITSAPTATLLGACAVVSGHADLSARYKAASLAASRFMGLFGTGYAFSAGAIAQPTGVTLSSGQWAKATSHTAWGVFSNQTFTDLHARSCAFQGHPGLPIAGRDTYKTDDGSLAILPLPSYSDVSYVSTNELAVIVHDMVRLYYYTGEPDDGSPLAAMPNRNPSLEQAENIFRRLLAWAAGLPLACVRGDQNSPETMCMHMHFHAAVIALFQPFIFGPLQRLKFQSFDTQGSALCAFNSSVDQLKRLVINHQSTFDLQGHLLGPLGGTMSLASSLCQTGPSVERKDDSVRRHYFAVCIKGLLRILSRFEVIKVFIQGLLALALSTQTITRQYAESVMGEVTRPENSSLSAMAAEHLTSNVVVDYELALTDRSAATCDQVAATLGDLSRSKRIEPTVDADHVMDGDKMEMV; this comes from the exons ATGCCTCGCTTCAGAGACATTGCCCCCGCACCCCACAGGCAAGAATCGGCCGAGTCCCGGTCTTCTCAAGAAACTTCCTCCCTCGGGCCCCCAAGTGATTCTCCTGCACTTCCGCCTCGTCGTCTGCTGTCTCGCAAGGCTTGCGCCTATTGCAAAACGAAAAAGATCAAGTGCAACGGCGGAGAGCCGTGCTTTCAGTGCCAATCGCGGCAGCGACCCCAAGAATGTCGCTACCAACTTTCGCCAGAAGAGGCGTTGCGCCTGGAAAACGCGCGCCTCCGGGAACGGATTCAGGAATTGGAGTTGCTGTATAGGTCTCAGTGTGCAGAGAGCTCTGACAATATCCATCTCGACGATATTGCGGTAAGTGTCTTTGATCAGGGGCCTAACAGCGGTCAATCATCGTTGGGACAACGACTGGATAATGAAGCTTTCAGCCATTATTCCCAGCC ATTCTCACCCCCACAGCCTTTGTCCACTAAGAGCTCACCTGCCGTCGGCAATTCTCCCTTGCCGCCATCTTTACTCTCGAAACAAACCTCTACAGACACTGAAAAGGAATACATGCTTCAACCACATGCCCACCACAGCCTGGCGAACGAATTGGCGACCAAGT ACCCCTCAGTATACCCTGCTCTAATACATCCAGATGCTGAGCGCCTTGGGCTACAGGTGATATACGACCCCAGTCAGCTTCTCAGCCACATCGATGCCGTACAGATTACATGCTCGATTGAAAATAAGCGCCCTTATCCACAGTCTGACAACCGATTTCAGAGCGTTGACATCACCCGATGGACTGATGTCGCGATTAACGGAGATCTTGCCGCTAGCCTGCTCTCACAATACTTTGTCAATGACCAGCCTGCCTTTCAACTTTTTGATGCAGATCTCTTTCTCAACGACTTGGCCCACGGAGGGCATGTTTACTGCTCATCCCAGCTCGTCAATGCGTTGTTGGCGTGGACTTGC CAAGCTTACTGCAGCTTATACCCCGAGAAGGGTCTGCAAGAATTGGGTGTCCGATTTTTGGCACAAGCAGATCATTTATTCTGGCAGTCACTGaatctcaacaccatcacctctgCCCCTACCGCCACTCTGCTTGGAGCTTGCGCCGTGGTGTCAGGCCACGCCGACCTCTCGGCGCGATACAAAGCCGCTTCTCTTGCAGCTAGTCGGTTCATGGGGCTATTCGGGACTGGTTACGCTTTTTCTGCAGGGGCAATTGCTCAACCGACAGGTGTAACTCTGAGCTCTGGCCAGTGGGCCAAAGCCACTTCACATACTGCGTGGGGTGTATTTTCGAATCAAAC ATTCACTGACTTACATGCCCGCTCCTGTGCCTTTCAGGGGCATCCCGGGCTTCCCATAGCTGGTCGCGATACGTACAAGACGGACGACGGTAGCTTAGCGatactccctctccccagctATTCAGATGTCAGCTACGTATCCACGAATGAGCTGGCGGTAATAGTTCATGACATGGTGCGGTTGTACTACTATACTGGTGAGCCAGACGATGGTTCTCCGCTAGCAGCAATGCCGAATCGAAACCCAAGCCTTGAACAAGCTGAAAATATCTTTCGGCGACTGCTTGCATGGGCGGCAGGTCTGCCGCTTGCCTGCGTCAGAGGGGATCAGAACTCTCCAGAGACAATGTGCATGCA TATGCACTTTCATGCAGCTGTCATTGCATTATTTCAGCCATTTATATTTGGGCCATTGCAGCGGCTGAAGTTCCAGTCATTCGACACTCAGGGATCCGCCCTCTGTGCGTTCAACTCCTCGGTTGACCAACTCAAGAGGCTGGTAATCAATCACCAGAGTACATTTGATCTCCAGGGACATCTGTTGGGCCCACTGGGCGGGACGATGTCTCTTGCAAGCAGTCTTTGCCAGACTGGACCCTCGGTGGAACGAAAGGACGATTCTGTACGACGACACTACTTTGCGGTCTGCATCAAGGGCCTTCTTCGCATCTTGAGCCGGTTTGAAGTTATCAAAGTCTTCATACAGGGACTACTGGCCCTGGCGCTTTCCACCCAAACGATCACGAGACAATACGCAGAGTCGGTGATGGGCGAGGTGACGCGACCGGAAAATTCGTCACTctcggccatggcggcaGAGCACCTCACTTCGAACGTGGTGGTAGACTACGAGCTTGCGCTGACGGACCGATCGGCGGCTACTTGTGACCAGGTCGCGGCGACGCTTGGGGATCTCAGCAGATCAAAAAGAATCGAGCCCACAGTCGACGCTGATCATGTTATGGACGGCGATaagatggagatggtgtAA
- a CDS encoding hypothetical protein (EggNog:ENOG503P24M) gives MKGMVSALLAAGISATLPSSALGSVVVTRDADFPDPIDGFIGPIPYGNATINAPLDKDGKDTYIGFKFFPEAHIPHLCAAHCVSVTNYHRKHPKPDGTYDTCRFFLAYTLFENGVPQGLFCSMYTRDWDQSYATNRGETRGPSQMSMQDGYGYILDDNYYRTCRTTATTVKTTVVAPPTTTAKPNTTHKPETPTTYKPNTTHKPNTTHKPETPTTYKPNTTHKPETPTTHKPNTTHKPETPTTHKPTTTHKPETPSTHKPTTTHKPNTTHKPETPTTYKPNTTHKPETPTTHKPNTTHKPNTTHKPETPTTHKPTTTHKPTTTHKPETPTTHKPNTTHKPETPTTHKPTTTHKPNTTHKPETPTTYKPNTTHKPTTTHKPNTTHKPETPTTYKPNTTHKPTTTHKPNTTHKPETPTTYKPNTTHKPTTTHKPNTTHKPETPTTYKPNTTHKPGPPTTHKPNTTHKPETPTTHKPNTTHKPNTTHKPNTTHKPETPTTHKPTTTHKPNTTHKPETPTTYKPNTTHKPETPTTHKPNTTHKPNTTHKPETPTTHKPTTTHKPNTTHKPNTTHKPNTTHKPETPTTHKPTTTHKPNTTHKPNTTHKPETPTTHKPNTTHKPGPPTTHKPNTTHKPGPLTTHNWKPTTHKHTTTHNWKPTTTGKPTITRLTISLHPTPTHKTNITNPRPVMTTLRTTTTKLLMTTTKRTTTITRKPTVMTFTTRRTVVGTGRVIATPIAAIALDDSD, from the coding sequence ATGAAGGGCATGGTTTCAGCCCTGCTGGCCGCGGGCATTTCGGCCACCTTGCCTTCGAGTGCTCTCGGCAGTGTTGTTGTCACCCGCGACGCTGATTTCCCTGATCCCATTGATGGCTTCATCGGTCCCATTCCCTATGGAAATGCCACCATCAATGCTCCGCTGGACAAGGACGGCAAGGACACCTACATAGGCTTCAAGTTCTTCCCTGAGGCCCACATCCCTCACTTGTGCGCTGCTCACTGTGTGAGCGTCACCAACTATCATCGCAAGCACCCCAAACCTGATGGCACCTACGACACTTGCAGATTCTTCCTTGCCTACACCCTGTTTGAGAACGGAGTCCCCCAGGGTCTGTTCTGCTCGATGTACACCCGCGATTGGGATCAGTCTTATGCCACCAACCGCGGCGAGACTCGTGGTCCCTCGCAGATGTCCATGCAGGATGGTTACGGTTATATCTTGGATGACAACTACTACCGCACTTGCCGGACCACTGCCACGACCGTCAAGACCACCGTTGTCgctccccccaccaccacggcaaagcccaacaccactcacaagccggagACTCCTACCACTTACAAGCctaacaccactcacaagcccaacaccactcacaagccggagACTCCTACCACTTACAAGCctaacaccactcacaagccggagactcctaccactcacaagcctaacaccactcacaagccggagactcctaccactcacaagcctaccaccactcacaagccggagactccttccactcacaagcctaccaccactcacaagcccaacaccactcacaagccggagACTCCTACCACTTACAAGCctaacaccactcacaagccggagactcctaccactcacaagcccaacaccactcacaagcctaacaccactcacaagccggagactcctaccactcacaagcctaccaccactcacaagcctaccaccactcacaagccggagactcctaccactcacaagcccaacaccactcacaagccggagactcctaccactcacaagcctaccaccactcacaagcccaacaccactcacaagccggagACTCCTACCACTtacaagcccaacaccactcacaagcctaccaccactcacaagcccaacaccactcacaagccggagACTCCTACCACTtacaagcccaacaccactcacaagcctaccaccactcacaagcccaacaccactcacaagccggagACTCCTACCACTtacaagcccaacaccactcacaagcctaccaccactcacaagcccaacaccactcacaagccggagACTCCTACCACTTACAAGCctaacaccactcacaagccgggGCCTCctaccactcacaagcccaacaccactcacaagccggagactcctaccactcacaagcccaacaccactcacaagcccaacaccactcacaagcctaacaccactcacaagccggagactcctaccactcacaagcctaccaccactcacaagcccaacaccactcacaagccggagACTCCTACCACTTACAAGCctaacaccactcacaagccggagactcctaccactcacaagcccaacaccactcacaagcctaacaccactcacaagccggagactcctaccactcacaagcctaccaccactcacaagcccaacaccactcacaagcccaacaccactcacaagcctaacaccactcacaagccggagactcctaccactcacaagcctaccaccactcacaagcccaacaccactcacaagcccaacaccactcacaagccggagactcctaccactcacaagcctaacaccactcacaagccgggGCCTCctaccactcacaagcctaaCACCACTCATAAGCCGGGGCCTCTTACCACTCACAACTGGAAGCCTACAACTCACAAGCAtaccaccactcacaacTGGAAGCCTACCACTACGGGCAAGCCCACGATTACTCGGCTTACAATCAGTCTTCATCCCACCCCCACTCACAAGACAAATATTACCAACCCCCGCCCGGTTATGACCACGCTCCGCACAACGACAACCAAGCTGCTAATGACCACGACTAagcgcaccaccaccatcactcgCAAGCCCACAGTCATGACATTCACCACCCGCCGCACCGTGGTTGGGACTGGTCGTGTGATTGCCACGCCCATTGCTGCCATCGCCCTTGATGACAGTGACTAA